The Leptospira licerasiae serovar Varillal str. VAR 010 genome segment AAAGTCCACTTTCGTAATAGTTTGGGTGATAATTTTAGTGCCGTATTTTTCGGATTGGGCGCGGAACAAAGTAGTGAGCTGGGTTCCGTCTATTCCCTCAGGAAAGCCCGGGAAATTTTCCACTTCGGTGGTAGTGGTGAGCTGGCCGCCTGCGGCGATTCCCCCTGCCATAAATCCTTCGTACATAACAGGATTCAAATTCGCTCTGGCTGCATAAATTGCTGCTGTATGACCCGCAGGCCCGGATCCAATGATGACTACTTTATGGGGCATCTCATTTCCTCTAATGATTTAGAATGATTCTAAAATGATTTTATTTTTAGACTGAGGAATTGTAAAGTAGATCTTTTTTTTCGAGAAGAAAGAGTCGGAATTCCAACAGTCCCTTTCCTAGATGAATTGTCTTGTCATCCGGGTAGGAATCCAAATGCTATCCAGTATTCATGGATTTCGCCAAAAAATCGTTTTTCGGCCTAGTTTTTTTGATCCTAATCTTTCTCGGAACCGAAGCCGGTTTGGTTCTACTACGCAGTCCTTCTCTCCAATACTATAGGGATCTCAAACTCATCCACAGTTTTCATCCGGATTATTACGTGGCCTTGGAGCCTGGTGGGTCCAAATATATCAGACATTTTGCCGGAAAATGGGAAGGTCAGTTCAGTATCAATTCTCTCGGCCTCCGAGGAAAAGAAGAGCCCATCCCTGGAAAACCAAAACTTCTATGCTTAGGGGACAGTTTGGTAATGGGATTTGGAGTGGGCGACTCGGACACATTCTGCCAACTCCTGGACGGGATCGAACTGAAGGGAGAATCAAGACAGGCTTTGAACCTAGGAGTAGACGCCTACGGTTCCAGAGGTTCTTATTATAGACTCAAAGATATCTCTTCCAAATTGGACAACGTAAAAGAAGTATTATTTTTCATTTCTCCGAACGATTTCGATATGCCGGAAGCTCTCGCAAAAAAAGGAATATTACCTGACGACCAAACGGATGCGATCCGAGAAAAAGATCCGAACTACGCCCGGAATTTTAAATTACAATTTATTTTAACAAGAATTTCTTATACACTCCAAGCGCTTAAGTTGGCTTACGAACAGATCCAAGTCACATTCGCAGTTACCAAACTTTCGGTATGTAAAGAGTTTGATTCGGCAGGAATTTATAGATGCAGTATGCTCTCTGCTTTAGATGGTGACGCCGGTATAAATGAAGGTAATCCTGCCGGTGTAAATCGTAGTCCTTCCGGAAATATAGTTTCCTATTTCGAATCTTCTTTTTTTAGACCGGTCAAAAGACCGAACTGTGATTCGGATATTACGCCTACCTCTGCGGTATTCGGAGCAATGTGTCCCGAGCCGGTTCCGTCTTACGTAACTTGCGTGGATTCTGCTCCTTCTTTCGCAACTCTTCCTGTATTGCCTGAACTCACTCAGGAATATTATCAAAAAATGATAAATCTTGCTAAAGAAAAAGGATTTAAACTGATCCCGGTGATCCTTCCTATCCAAATAGAAGAGATCTATTGTTTTAATAACGGAAAGTATCATCCTTTGGAAAACTATGCGACCCGAGCCTCCGCATTTTTCGAAAAGCGAGGAATAAAAGTCTTACGTTTCAAAAAGGAAACCGCTTCCATGTGCGGTTTCGATCAAAATGGTAAAAAATTCGGGATCTTAGATCATTATATCCCGGAAGACGGGCATTTTACCAAAAGAGGGAATATCTGGGCGGCGGATTCTCTCAAGGCCAAATTGAAGGAGACGGATCTTGCTCTTTAATTCCCTTCATTATTTATTTTTTGCACCCATAGTCATCTTAGTTTATTTTCTGGTACCTTCCAGATTCCAAAAACTTTGGCTATTAGTTACTAGCTTATATTTTTACGCGGTTTTTAGGGTCCCGTTCATACTATTACTGATCTATTCGATCGCGATCACGTATTTTTGCACTCTTTGGATGGATAAGTCTTCATCCAGGTTCGGAAAATTATTTTTCCTGAATATAGCGATTTGGGGAAACCTAGCTTTACTTTACTTCTTTAAGTATTTGGATTTTTCTTTTTCGGTTTGGAATACGATCCTTGGACTTGTTCCTTGCGAGCCGTATTATGCGTATCCTTCCGGGATACTGCTGCCGATGGGGATTTCATTCTTCACTTTGCAAGCGATCGCATATGCAGTCGATGTGTATCATAAAAAAGTAAAACGTGCGGAGAGCTTGTTCCAGTTCGGACTGTTCTTAAGTTTTTTCCCTCAGTTGGTAGCGGGGCCGATCATTCGCGCTCAGGATATGCTCCACCAATTTTTGGACACGTACACATTCAAAAAAGAAAACTTACTGCCTGGGATCAGACAGCTCGCATGGGGACTTTTTAAAAAAACTTTCGTAGCAGATCCGATCGCAGCAGTTATCGATCCGGTATTTGCGGACCCTCTTCATTACGGTTGGTTCTCGTTAGCTGTCACAGGCTCTTTATATATCATCCAAATGTATTGCGACTTTTCCGGATATTCGGACGTAGCTATCGGAACCGGAAGGATCATGGGCTTCCATATTCCTGTCAACTTCAGGCAACCATTCCTTTCTCAAACGGTTTCGGAGTTCTGGAGACGTTGGCATATTTCATTCAGCTCTTGGTTGAAAGAATATGTGTATATCTTCTTGGGCGGAAACAAAAAAGGTATCTCTAGGACTTATCTAAATCTTTTTCTTACAACGTTTGTGAGCGGGATCTGGCATGGAGCGGATTGGAATTTTGTAGTCTGGGGATTCGTTCATGCAAGTTTAATGGTGATCGAAAGATTCGCGTTCTCCTTCGAAAGAATTAAAAACTATTGGGATAAGATCCCGAGCACAATCAAGGTCGCGTATCCATTTACTATCTTTGGGATTTCTATGTATTTTTTCCGAGCTCGGCCTGTCGAAGGTATCGGAAATAGTGTCCAAGTAGGTTGGGCAATGGTAAGTAGAATGTTTTCGGGTGTGGATGGAGATTTTTTGCCGGTGCCGTTATCCGTTCTTTCTACAGTATTTATCCTAATGCTCGGAGATTATCTCATGGAAAAAGAAACTCCATGGGCTAAAAAACTTTTCGAGAATCGTATCTGGGTCTATGGGATCTCAGCTATCCTGATCTCTATATGTTTTATTTTATATAGTGTGACAGTAAGCGCACCTTTCTTGTATTTCCAGTTTTAAGATTTGGGCGGCTCCTGCGCTTCGCTTCGGATCGTGCTGCTCCGACTTCGCGCATTCGCGCTCATCCGGGCTTTGCCCGGACTAAAGGTCTGCGCATCACTGCCGCTTGGTAATATTCTCTGTGACTCCGCGTCTCTGCGTGAGAATTAAATCTGATTCATTTTGGCCCACGCAGAGGCGCAAAGACGCGAAGGGATTTTAATGAATATCTTTTGCTATTTCTTGGGCAATGAAATTATATAATAATGGATTCGGATGTCCGTCTTTCGGAAGAAAAATCTGATGATTGCTTTTTTTCCAAAAATCGTAAATCGATTGTTGGAGGTCCAGCACCGGGATTTTAGAATCAATTGCGATTTGTCTGACTTCTTTTACTAAGGCGGAATCCACTACAGGCTCATACTTTTCGTTCGGTTCCGGAAGAAAGACTAGAACAAGAGGGATGTTTCTCTCTTTCACAAATGTAAATAAA includes the following:
- a CDS encoding LA_2490 family SGNH/GDSL-type esterase yields the protein MDFAKKSFFGLVFLILIFLGTEAGLVLLRSPSLQYYRDLKLIHSFHPDYYVALEPGGSKYIRHFAGKWEGQFSINSLGLRGKEEPIPGKPKLLCLGDSLVMGFGVGDSDTFCQLLDGIELKGESRQALNLGVDAYGSRGSYYRLKDISSKLDNVKEVLFFISPNDFDMPEALAKKGILPDDQTDAIREKDPNYARNFKLQFILTRISYTLQALKLAYEQIQVTFAVTKLSVCKEFDSAGIYRCSMLSALDGDAGINEGNPAGVNRSPSGNIVSYFESSFFRPVKRPNCDSDITPTSAVFGAMCPEPVPSYVTCVDSAPSFATLPVLPELTQEYYQKMINLAKEKGFKLIPVILPIQIEEIYCFNNGKYHPLENYATRASAFFEKRGIKVLRFKKETASMCGFDQNGKKFGILDHYIPEDGHFTKRGNIWAADSLKAKLKETDLAL
- a CDS encoding MBOAT family O-acyltransferase encodes the protein MLFNSLHYLFFAPIVILVYFLVPSRFQKLWLLVTSLYFYAVFRVPFILLLIYSIAITYFCTLWMDKSSSRFGKLFFLNIAIWGNLALLYFFKYLDFSFSVWNTILGLVPCEPYYAYPSGILLPMGISFFTLQAIAYAVDVYHKKVKRAESLFQFGLFLSFFPQLVAGPIIRAQDMLHQFLDTYTFKKENLLPGIRQLAWGLFKKTFVADPIAAVIDPVFADPLHYGWFSLAVTGSLYIIQMYCDFSGYSDVAIGTGRIMGFHIPVNFRQPFLSQTVSEFWRRWHISFSSWLKEYVYIFLGGNKKGISRTYLNLFLTTFVSGIWHGADWNFVVWGFVHASLMVIERFAFSFERIKNYWDKIPSTIKVAYPFTIFGISMYFFRARPVEGIGNSVQVGWAMVSRMFSGVDGDFLPVPLSVLSTVFILMLGDYLMEKETPWAKKLFENRIWVYGISAILISICFILYSVTVSAPFLYFQF